The following coding sequences lie in one Nakaseomyces glabratus chromosome K, complete sequence genomic window:
- the SMP3 gene encoding glycosylphosphatidylinositol-alpha 1,2 mannosyltransferase (CAGL0K09548g~Ortholog(s) have alpha-1,2-mannosyltransferase activity, dolichyl-phosphate-mannose-glycolipid alpha-mannosyltransferase activity and role in GPI anchor biosynthetic process, fungal-type cell wall biogenesis, plasmid maintenance) yields the protein MDNKLIWLLPAIGLVVALQPSYIHPDEHFQTLEMLMIKFYGISGTVPWEFEPTNNARSYFPLYAFYGPLFYLMRDILKVQNPLNILRIIRFYNFMLYLSVLYYALPKLVNENKLQNKGRVNEALVFILSSYITWCYQCHSFSNSLETILLLLVLSNYTDILSNKAGLLQLVSTGFLISVGTFTRISFPAFLLLPSIQVFLKVLYRKWIQMVVIAVSMTLSTSIIVYFDTFMYESDEIIIAPLKNVVYNLNVDNLAKHGLHPRYTHLLVNIPLILGPGLLMIRNTKNDFLNLPLLSIISSLFFLSALRHQELRFLLPVVPLFSTLLTRFRYRPYLFRIWLVFNAAMCIIMGIFHQGGVIPMISNINAEQDLTIDIWWKTYSPPTWLYNNDILTVSTTSIVNNIENLDLVQFNVKTNHVVDLKGCDFDLVLEAIQNFRINGVKSLRLIVPNSMTSNVAALNQTYLVTKENSVFPHLDLDHLDSGIQNIIGLSEYKVSL from the coding sequence ATGGACAACAAATTGATTTGGTTGCTTCCCGCAATTGGATTGGTGGTTGCACTTCAACCATCTTATATACACCCTGATGAGCATTTCCAGACTTTGGAGATGCTCATGATAAAATTCTACGGAATAAGCGGAACTGTGCCATGGGAGTTTGAGCCAACAAATAACGCAAGAAGTTACTTCCCACTATATGCATTTTATGGTCCATTGTTTTACCTTATGCGAGATATACTGAAAGTACAAAACCCCTTGAACATTCTCCGAATCATAAGATTTTACAATTTTATGTTGTATTTATCAGTACTATATTATGCTCTCCCAAAGCTGGTAAACGAAAACAAACTACAAAATAAAGGTCGAGTAAATGAAGCACTAGTCTTTATCCTATCCTCTTACATAACATGGTGTTACCAGTGCcattcattttcaaattcattaGAGACAATATTATTACTTCTGGTACTCTCAAATTACACAGATATACTATCGAATAAGGCTGGGTTACTGCAGTTGGTGTCAACTGGGTTCTTGATTTCAGTAGGGACTTTCACTAGAATTTCATTTCCAGCTTTCTTACTACTTCCATCCATTCAAGTGTTTCTAAAGGTGCTTTACCGAAAGTGGATACAAATGGTAGTTATTGCTGTTTCCATGACTTTATCAACTTCAATTATAGTTTATTTTGACACTTTCATGTACGAATCTgatgaaataataatagcCCCTTTAAAGAATGTGGTATATAATCTGAATGTGGACAACTTGGCAAAACATGGCCTGCATCCAAGATACACTCACTTGCTGGTAAATATACCACTTATATTAGGCCCTGGCCTTTTAATGATAAGAAATACCAAGAACGATTTTCTAAACTTACCGCTGTTGAGTAtaatttcatctttattCTTTCTATCTGCCCTTAGACACCAGGAACTAAGATTCTTGCTACCAGTAGTTCCATTATTTTCTACATTACTAACACGATTTAGATACAGACCATATTTATTTAGGATATGGTTGGTATTCAATGCAGCGATGTGCATAATAATGGGTATATTCCACCAAGGAGGAGTGATACCAATGATATCCAATATTAACGCTGAACAGGACTTAACTATCGACATATGGTGGAAAACGTACTCGCCTCCAACCTGGTTGTACAACAATGATATACTGACAGTATCAACCACTTCTATTGTTAACAATATTGAAAACTTGGATCTAGTTCAATTCAACGTCAAAACGAACCATGTTGTTGATCTGAAAGGTTGTGATTTTGATCTTGTATTGGAAGCAATTCAAAACTTTAGGATAAATGGTGTAAAAAGCCTTCGGTTGATAGTACCAAATTCAATGACTTCTAATGTCGCTGCGTTAAACCAAACGTATCTTGTAACAAAAGAGAATTCAGTATTTCCACATCTTGATTTAGATCATTTGGATAGTGGAATTCAGAACATTATCGGCTTGTCTGAATACAAGGTATCACTCTGA
- the CPT1 gene encoding diacylglycerol cholinephosphotransferase (CAGL0K09570g~Ortholog(s) have diacylglycerol cholinephosphotransferase activity, role in CDP-choline pathway and Golgi apparatus, endoplasmic reticulum, mitochondrial outer membrane localization), with protein MGYFIPKEAIANLKYYKYQSEDRSLISNYILRPYWRWFSQLFPMWMAPNLVTLSGLGFIILNVLTVLYYDPYLNTETPRWTYFSYALGLFLYQTFDACDGMHARRTGQSSPLGELFDHCIDSLNTTLSLFPVCSMLGCGYSMILIGTQFMVLGNFYLSTWEEFYTHRLFLSEFSGPVEGILLLVFQFILCGLFGTQRVWHTKLLSIHLPLTIGNSDIFELETVHLMICFSTFALLFNILAATSNVFQYFKEHNKKNDMEEVEAEKKEAMIALMPFFIYFATVFALVAVDNLFISFPFIISVGLTMAFVVGRMIVGHLTKQKFPLVNFPMFIPISQLIMYIIFVCYFKSDRETMVLALLWGGFGVSLGIHAMFINEIIYEFTTYLDVYALSIKHPKST; from the coding sequence ATGGGTTATTTTATTCCTAAGGAAGCTATTGCTAATTTGAAGTACTATAAGTATCAAAGTGAAGACAGATCCTTGATCTCTAATTACATTTTGCGACCATACTGGAGATGGTTTTCGCAGCTGTTCCCAATGTGGATGGCACCAAACTTGGTTACACTATCTGGTTTAGGTTTCATTATCCTAAATGTGCTGACTGTGTTGTATTATGATCCTTATTTAAACACAGAAACGCCCAGATGGACATACTTCTCCTATGCCCTAGGTTTATTCCTGTACCAAACATTTGATGCTTGTGATGGTATGCATGCGCGTCGTACTGGTCAATCAAGCCCATTGGGGGAGCTATTCGATCATTGTATTGACTCTTTGAATACCACCTTATCCCTGTTTCCTGTTTGTTCAATGCTTGGTTGTGGTTATTCTATGATTTTGATTGGTACACAATTTATGGTTCTCGGAAATTTCTACTTGAGTACATGGGAGGAGTTCTATACCCACAGATTGTTTCTAAGTGAATTTTCGGGTCCTGTTGAAGGTATTTTATTGCTTGTCTTCCAGTTCATACTATGTGGTCTTTTTGGTACTCAGAGAGTTTGGCACACTAAACTGCTATCGATTCACTTACCTTTGACTATTGGTAACTCAGATATTTTCGAATTGGAAACTGTTCATTTGATGATCTGTTTTTCTACATTTGCTCTATTATTTAACATTCTTGCGGCAACTAGTAATGTCTTCCAGTATTTCAAAGAGCACAATAAGAAGAATGACATGGAAGAAGTCGAGGctgagaagaaagaagccATGATTGCCCTTATGCCattctttatttattttgctACTGTTTTCGCTTTAGTTGCAGTAGATAACTTGTTCATTTCATTCCCATTTATCATTTCAGTTGGTTTGACAATGGCATTTGTTGTGGGCCGTATGATTGTTGGTCATCTAACTAAGCAAAAGTTCCCATTAGTCAACTTTCCAATGTTTATCCCAATCTCTCAGTTGATCATGTACATAATTTTCGTTTGCTATTTCAAATCTGATAGAGAGACCATGGTATTGGCTTTATTGTGGGGTGGATTTGGTGTCAGTCTAGGTATCCATGCGATGTTCATAAATGAGATTATCTATGAATTCACCACCTACCTTGATGTTTATGCCTTAAGTATCAAACATCCAAAATCTACTTAG
- the TOM22 gene encoding Tom22p (CAGL0K09592g~Ortholog(s) have mitochondrion targeting sequence binding, protein channel activity) → MVELTEIKEDTVQDPPVTPAGLGDVAVKGARVEDEEDDSDFEDDFDENETLLDRVKALKDIIPPQHKNRICAVFSTSCSIIKSAFTRGSGLAWTLTTSALLLGVPLSLSILAEQQLIEMEKTFDLQKDANDILAQGDEKNTVATA, encoded by the coding sequence ATGGTTGAATTAACAGAAATTAAGGAGGACACAGTCCAGGATCCACCAGTTACCCCAGCTGGTCTAGGTGATGTTGCAGTTAAAGGCGCTAGAgttgaggatgaagaagatgacagtgactttgaagatgattttgatgaGAACGAGACTCTCTTGGATAGAGTCAAAGCATTGAAGGATATTATTCCACCACAACACAAGAACAGAATTTGTGCTGTTTTCTCCACTTCCTGTTCTATTATAAAGTCTGCTTTCACCAGGGGCAGTGGATTGGCATGGACTCTGACCACTTCTGCGCTACTCCTAGGTGTGCCTCTATCGCTTTCCATCTTGGCTGAACAGCAACTGATTGAGATGGAGAAGACTTTTGACCTACAAAAGGACGCTAACGATATCTTGGCCCAAGGTGATGAGAAAAACACCGTTGCCACAGCATAA
- the KRE33 gene encoding ribosome biosynthesis protein KRE33 (CAGL0K09614g~Ortholog(s) have rRNA cytidine N-acetyltransferase activity, role in rRNA acetylation involved in maturation of SSU-rRNA and 90S preribosome, nucleolus localization): MAKKAIDSRVPALIRNGVQTKQRSFFVIVGDKARNQLPNLHYLMMSADLKMNKSVLWAYKKKLLGFTSHRKKRENKIKKEIKRGTREANEMDPFETFISNQNIRYVYYKETEKILGNTYGMCILQDFEALTPNLLARTIETVEGGGIVVILLKSMSSLKQLYTMTMDIHSRYRTEAHDDVVARFNERFILSLGSNPNCLVVDDELNVLPISGAKSVKALPPADSDELTPKQQELKDLKESLEDVQPAGSLVSLSRTVNQAHAILSFIDAISEKTLNTTVALTAGRGRGKSAALGIAIAAAVAHGYSNIFVTSPSPENLKTLFEFIFKGFDALGYQEHADYDIIQSTNPDFNKAIVRVDIKRDHRQTIQYILPQDSYVLGQAELVVIDEAAAIPLPIVKNLLGPYLVFMASTINGYEGTGRSLSLKLIQQLRTQTVQTTDDATQTTVVSRDSQKDTRSHLSRQLKEVSLDEPIRYAPGDPVEKWLNKLLCLDVTLIKNPRFAARGTPHPSQCNLFIVNRDTLFSYHPVSESFLEKMMALYVSSHYKNSPNDLQLMSDAPAHQLFVLLPPIDPKDGGRIPDPLCVIQIALEGEISKSSVRNSLSRGQRAGGDLIPWLVSQQFQDEEFAGLSGARVVRIATNPEYSSMGYGSRAMELLKDYFEGKFTDLSEDTKPRDFSLKRVDPKELEKANLLKDEVKLRDAKTLPPLLLKLSEQPPHFLHYLGVSYGLTPALHKFWKNNDYAPVYLRQTANELTGEHTCVMLKVLEGRESHWLVEFANDFRKRFLSLLSYDFSKFTAVQALGVIESSKKPGKTLEEQHTVKELTKSQLDDIFSPFDLKRLDSYANNLLDYHVIVDLLPMLSILYFGDKMGDSVKLSSVQSAILLAIGLQHKSIDDITKELNLPSNQTIAMFSKIMRKFSVYFRNLLSETIEQQLPEQQDDELADMNGEDITTYDAAQAFDQMEEDLEEAGSEAIKAMKEKQKELINSLNLNKYAIDENNEEWEKSKKSLEKAAKSEGVVSLQTGKKRTTESADSIMKQEMNAVKKSKKSKKSKK, encoded by the coding sequence ATGGCGAAGAAAGCTATTGACTCCCGTGTTCCGGCGCTGATCAGGAATGGTGTTCAGACCAAGCAGAGGTCGTTCTTTGTCATTGTTGGTGACAAAGCCAGGAACCAGCTGCCCAACTTGCACTATTTGATGATGAGTGCtgatttgaagatgaacaAGTCTGTGCTGTGGGCgtacaagaagaagctgctCGGGTTCACTTCTCACAGGAAGAAAAGAGAGAACAAGATCAAGAAGGAGATCAAGCGAGGCACCAGGGAGGCCAACGAAATGGACCCCTTCGAGACATTTATCTCCAACCAGAACATCAGATACGTATACTATAAGGAGACGGAGAAAATTCTAGGTAACACTTACGGTATGTGTATCCTGCAGGATTTCGAAGCTTTGACTCCGAACTTGTTGGCCAGGACAATTGAGACTGTCGAAGGTGGTGGTATAGTGGTTATTCTGCTGAAATCTATGTCCTCGCTGAAACAGCTCTACACTATGACTATGGACATTCACTCCAGATACCGTACCGAGGCGCACGATGATGTGGTGGCAAGATTCAATGAAAGATTTATCCTGTCGCTGGGTTCCAACCCTAACTGTCTGGTAGTGGACGATGAGCTGAATGTACTACCGATCTCAGGTGCAAAGTCTGTTAAGGCTCTTCCTCCAGCGGACTCCGACGAATTGACCCCAAAACAACAGGAATTGAAGGACTTGAAAGAATCGCTAGAAGATGTACAACCTGCGGGCTCCTTAGTGTCATTATCAAGAACTGTGAACCAAGCACATGCCATTCTGTCATTTATCGATGCCATCTCAGAGAAAACTTTGAACACCACAGTGGCATTGACTGCCGGTAGAGGTAGAGGTAAATCTGCAGCGCTAGGTATCGCAATTGCTGCTGCAGTAGCTCACGGTTACTCTAATATATTCGTTACATCTCCATCGCCAGAAAATTTAAAGACGCTTTTCGaattcatcttcaaaggtTTCGATGCTCTTGGCTATCAAGAACATGCCGACTACGACATTATACAATCTACTAATCCTGACTTCAACAAGGCTATTGTCAGGGTTGACATCAAGAGAGACCATAGACAGACAATCCAATATATACTGCCCCAGGACTCATATGTGTTGGGACAAGCTGAATTGGTTGTAATCGATGAAGCCGCCGCAATCCCACTACCAATTGTTAAAAACCTGCTGGGTCCTTATCTAGTGTTTATGGCCTCCACAATCAATGGTTACGAAGGTACCGGTAGATCATTGTCCTTAAAGCTTATCCAACAACTACGTACCCAAACGGTGCAGACAACTGATGATGCCACTCAGACAACTGTAGTGTCGAGGGATTCACAAAAGGATACTAGAAGTCACCTAAGCCGTCAATTAAAGGAAGTTTCATTGGATGAACCTATCAGATACGCTCCTGGTGATCCAGTTGAAAAATGGTTGAATAAACTTCTATGTCTAGATGTCACGTTGATCAAAAACCCACGTTTTGCCGCTAGAGGTACTCCACACCCAAGCCAATGTAACCTGTTCATTGTAAATAGAGACACTCTGTTTTCTTATCACCCTGTTTCGGAATCCTTCTTGGAGAAGATGATGGCTCTATATGTCTCCTCCCACTACAAGAATTCTCCAAATGATTTGCAATTAATGAGTGATGCTCCAGCGCATCAGCTATTTGTGTTATTGCCTCCAATAGATCCAAAAGATGGTGGTAGAATTCCAGATCCTCTGTGTGTAATTCAGATTGCTCTAGAAGGTGAAATCTCTAAAAGCAGTGTGAGGAACTCCCTATCTCGTGGCCAAAGAGCCGGTGGTGATCTTATCCCATGGCTAGTCTCTCAACAATTCcaagatgaagaatttgCTGGTTTAAGTGGTGCAAGAGTAGTTAGAATTGCCACCAACCCTGAATATTCCTCTATGGGTTACGGTTCGCGTGCAATGGAACTACTGAAGGACTATTTTGAAGGTAAGTTTACTGATCTTTCTGAAGATACTAAACCTAGAGATTTCTCCTTAAAGAGAGTTGATCCTAAGGAACTAGAAAAAGCCAACTTACTAAAGGACGAAGTCAAGTTGAGGGACGCTAAGACGTTGCCACCTTTGCTTCTAAAACTTTCAGAGCAACCACCACACTTCCTACATTACCTGGGTGTATCATATGGTCTAACACCAGCACTACATAAGTTTTGGAAGAACAATGATTATGCTCCAGTATACTTACGTCAAACTGCCAATGAGCTTACTGGTGAACACACTTGTGTTATGTTGAAGGTGCTAGAAGGTAGAGAATCTCACTGGTTAGTCGAATTCGCCAATGATTTCAGAAAGAGGTTCCTATCACTTCTATCGTACGACTTTAGCAAATTCACAGCAGTTCAAGCGCTTGGTGTAATTGAAAGTAGTAAGAAACCGGGCAAGACCTTGGAGGAACAGCATACCGTCAAAGAACTAACCAAGAGTCAACTGGATGACATTTTCTCCCCATTCGATCTAAAGAGATTAGACAGCTATGCAAACAATCTTCTGGATTACCATGTTATTGTAGATTTGCTTCCAATGCTATCGATACTATACTTTGGTGACAAGATGGGTGACAGCGTCAAGCTGTCGAGTGTACAGAGTGCCATTCTACTTGCTATCGGTTTGCAGCACAAGAGCATCGATGACATCACAAAGGAGTTGAACTTGCCATCCAACCAAACAATTGCTATGTTCTCCAAGATTATGAGGAAGTTCTCAGTATACTTCCGTAATCTACTGAGTGAAACTATTGAACAACAGCTGCCCGAGCAACAGGATGACGAACTTGCTGACATGAACGGTGAGGATATCACCACCTATGATGCAGCTCAAGCTTTTGACCAAATGGAGGAAGACCTTGAAGAAGCTGGTTCGGAAGCTATCAAGGCCATGAAGGAGAAACAGAAAGAACTGATCAACTCTTTGAACTTGAACAAATATGCCATAGATGAAAATAACGAAGAATGGGAGAAATCCAAGAAGAGTTTAGAGAAAGCTGCTAAGAGTGAAGGTGTAGTGAGCCTGCAGACAGGTAAGAAAAGAACCACTGAAAGTGCTGACAGCATAATGAAACAGGAAATGAATGCTGTTAAGAAGAGCAAAAAATCTAAGAAgagtaaaaaataa
- the FYV6 gene encoding Fyv6p (CAGL0K09680g~Ortholog(s) have role in double-strand break repair via nonhomologous end joining and nucleus localization), giving the protein MSEEKKLQFVTEGQADVEKQSEREEAIQGAIETERKKRVRKTLRDQLRANAIKKQKKSNRESAEVKKLNQLSKEETRYFKELEKNREQEIQRLTQFHKDKDYEYEKKRQQLLSRSPDKQSGKPDTLSSNQNNGSTERVILKVKNKNRPRLVVKK; this is encoded by the coding sequence ATGAGTGAGGAGAAGAAGCTACAGTTTGTCACTGAAGGGCAGGCAGATGTCGAGAAGCAATCTGAGAGGGAGGAAGCTATACAAGGTGCCATTGAGACAGAACGGAAGAAGCGTGTGAGGAAGACGCTGCGGGACCAACTGCGAGCCAATGCCATTaagaagcagaagaagtCTAACAGGGAGAGCGCGGAGGTCAAGAAGCTTAACCAGCTGAGCAAAGAGGAGACCCGCTATTTCAAAGAGCTCGAGAAGAACAGAGAGCAAGAGATACAGAGACTGACACAGTTCCACAAGGACAAGGATTACGAGTACGAAAAGAAGCGCCAACAACTGCTGAGCCGGTCCCCTGACAAGCAATCGGGTAAACCAGACACACTCTCATCAAACCAGAACAACGGCTCCACGGAAAGAGTTATTTTAAAAGTGAAGAATAAGAATAGACCAAGACTGGTAGTGAAGAAGTAA
- a CDS encoding uncharacterized protein (CAGL0K09702g~Putative stress-induced alcohol dehydrogenase; gene is upregulated in azole-resistant strain; protein differentially expressed in azole resistant strain) gives MSIPATMKAAVIDGDHLTVKEVPVPEVRDGMVLIKTRAVAGNPTDWKHIVSKIGPQGSISGCDVSGEIVKIGANVDTSKYKIGQKAYGLTHGSSVKHPDNGAFAEYSLLDPKIAYFPNQDITMSGKDTIPEGTVKYFEDGASFPVSLTTAGAVLHSNLGLDLKWEPSEPQRDHPVLFWGGATGVGQLLIQVAKKIHGFTKIVTVASKKHEAQLKTYGADEVFDYHDADVIEQIKKKYPDLQIVVDCVSNENTIKQVYKCATESKSATIVQLTHLSIKDIPEEDRRDNKTIIGSMLYLATGEDVPFGPVHLPADPKFRKDVEEFVAFINPRINEGIIHHIPIKIYKNGLDDVQQILDDIKFGKNSGEKLVAILN, from the coding sequence ATGTCTATCCCTGCCACCATGAAAGCTGCTGTAATTGATGGTGACCACCTTACCGTTAAGGAGGTCCCAGTCCCAGAAGTCAGAGACGGTATGGTCTTGATCAAGACCAGAGCTGTTGCTGGTAATCCAACTGATTGGAAGCACATTGTTTCTAAGATTGGCCCACAAGGTTCCATCTCCGGTTGTGATGTCAGTGGTGAGATTGTCAAGATCGGTGCCAATGTTGACACTTCCAAGTACAAGATTGGTCAGAAGGCCTATGGTTTGACCCATGGTTCTTCTGTCAAGCACCCAGACAATGGTGCCTTTGCTGAGTACTCCTTACTTGACCCAAAGATTGCCTATTTCCCAAACCAGGATATCACCATGAGTGGTAAGGATACCATTCCAGAAGGCACCGTCAAGTACTTTGAAGATGGTGCTAGTTTCCCAGTCTCCCTAACCACTGCTGGTGCTGTTCTTCACTCTAACTTGGGCCTTGACTTGAAATGGGAGCCAAGCGAACCTCAGAGAGACCACCCAGTTCTATTTTGGGGTGGTGCCACTGGTGTTGGTCAATTGTTGATCCAAGTGGCTAAGAAGATCCATGGATTCACCAAGATTGTCACTGTTGCTTCCAAGAAGCACGAAGCTCAATTGAAGACCTACGGTGCAGATGAAGTCTTCGACTACCACGATGCAGATGTCATTGAGCaaatcaagaagaaataccCAGACTTGCAAATCGTAGTCGACTGTGTCTCCAACGAAAACACCATAAAACAAGTCTACAAGTGTGCCACCGAGTCCAAGTCTGCTACCATTGTGCAATTGACACATTTGTCCATAAAGGATATCCCAGAAGAGGACAGAAGAGACAACAAGACCATCATCGGTAGTATGCTGTACTTGGCCACCGGTGAAGACGTCCCATTCGGTCCGGTACACCTGCCAGCTGATCCTAAGTTCAGAAAAGATGTCGAGGAATTTGTCGCTTTCATCAACCCAAGAATCAACGAAGGAATCATCCACCACATCCCAATTAAAATCTATAAGAACGGTCTAGACGACGTCCAACAGATCCTAGACGACATCAAATTCGGCAAGAACTCCGGTGAGAAATTGGTTGCCATCCTAAACTAA
- the FPR1 gene encoding peptidylprolyl isomerase FPR1 (CAGL0K09724g~Peptidyl-prolyl cis-trans isomerase; expression upregulated in biofilm vs planktonic cell culture), whose translation MSETIEGGVKIDRLSPGDGKTFPKQGDLVTIHYTGTLENGQKFDSSVDRGSPFQCNIGVGQVIKGWDAGIPKLSVGEKARLTIPGPYAYGPRGFPGLIPPNATLIFDVELLKVN comes from the coding sequence atgtcCGAAACAATTGAAGGCGGTGTCAAGATCGACAGATTGTCCCCAGGTGATGGTAAGACTTTCCCAAAGCAAGGTGATCTAGTGACTATTCACTACACTGGTACTCTAGAGAACGGTCAAAAATTTGACTCCTCTGTCGACCGTGGTTCTCCATTCCAATGTAACATTGGTGTAGGCCAAGTTATCAAGGGTTGGGATGCTGGTATTCCAAAGTTGTCCGTTGGTGAAAAGGCTAGACTAACCATCCCAGGTCCATACGCTTACGGTCCTCGTGGTTTCCCAGGTTTGATCCCACCTAACGCCACTTTGATCTTCGACGTCGAATTGTTGAAGGTTAACtaa